From the genome of Biomphalaria glabrata chromosome 1, xgBioGlab47.1, whole genome shotgun sequence, one region includes:
- the LOC106079882 gene encoding vacuolar-sorting protein SNF8-like: MSRRPAGIAAIKNKNLAQAKYKDKGSELAESQFVQMGQQMEMFKNNLEDFAAKHREDIRKDPEFRLQFQEMCASIGVDPLASSKGFWAKMLGVGDFYYELGIQIVEVCLATSKRNGGLISIEDLRRKVEASRGRNSQQISIDDLLQSIKKLKILGNGFSVHKVGNSFLVQSIPGELTLDHTVVLQQAQEHGHVTLSGLIQTLNWEESRGKRALDFLVKECLGWVDDQSGAERSYWFPSLIPDFTTTLT, encoded by the exons ATGTCAAGAAGACCCGCTGGAATAGCagctattaaaaacaaaaatttggcacag gctaaatacaaagataaaggcagtGAACTTGCTGAAAGCCAATTTGTTCAG ATGGGACAGCAGAtggaaatgtttaaaaacaatttagaaGATTTTGCAGCCAAGCATCGGGAAGATATTCGCAAAGACCCAGAGTTTAGGCTCCAGTTTCAAGAAATGTGTGCATCCATTGGGGTAGATCCATTAGCTT ctAGCAAAGGATTTTGGGCAAAAATGTTAGGTGTTGGAGATTTCTATTATGAATTGGGTATTCAGATTGTAGAAGTGTGTCTGGCAACAAGTAAAAGAAATGGAG GCTTGATAAGTATTGAAGATTTGCGGAGAAAAGTTGAAGCTTCTAGAGGTCGTAATTCACAACAAATTAGCAT agATGATCTTTTACAGTCTATCAAAAAACTGAAGATATTGGGAAATGGGTTTTCTGTTCATAAAGTGGGAAACAGTTTTCTTGTCCAGTCCATACCAGGGGAACTGACTCTTGATCACACTGTGGTTTTACAGCAAGCACAA GAACATGGTCATGTGACTCTATCAGGACTTATTCAAACCTTGAACTGGGAAGAATCAAGAGGCAAAAGAGCATTG GATTTCCTGGTCAAAGAATGTCTTGGATGGGTTGATGACCAAAGTGGAGCAGAACGTTCTTATTGGTTCCCAAGTCTGATACCAGATTTCACTACAACTTTAACTTGA